In Nicotiana tabacum cultivar K326 chromosome 17, ASM71507v2, whole genome shotgun sequence, one DNA window encodes the following:
- the LOC107776142 gene encoding sulfiredoxin, chloroplastic/mitochondrial-like has translation MANFVLQLPNNLRLRSCTVSSSFNGSTPGVPQSAGPVILELPLDKIRRPLMRTRANDQQKVMELMDSIKEIGLQVPIDVLEVDGVYYGFSGCHRYEAHQQLGLPTIRCKVRRGTKETLRHHLR, from the exons ATGGCGAATTTTGTATTGCAACTTCCAAATAACCTGCGTTTGCGGAGCTGCACTGTCTCATCCTCCTTTAATG GGTCGACTCCTGGTGTGCCTCAATCAGCAGGGCCAGTGATTCTTGAACTTCCCCTTGATAAAATCCGACGGCCACTCATGCGTACCAGAGCTAATGACCAGCAAAAAGTGATGGAACTGATGGATAGTATTAAGGAAATCGGGCTTCAAGTACCT ATTGATGTGCTTGAGGTGGATGGAGTTTACTACG GGTTTTCTGGTTGTCATCGCTATGAAGCTCATCAGCAGCTTGGCCTTCCAACTATTCGTTGCAAAGTTCGTCGTGGAACAAAAGAAACTTTAAG GCACCATCTTCGATAA